In Pseudomonas sp. HR96, the DNA window TCACGGGCCTGGGTCAGCACCTGGATGGTGGTGTCGTCGGGGATGTGGCCGTCTTCGATCAAGGTGCGCACGAAGTCGAAGTCGGTCTGCGAAGCGGATGGGAAGGAGGCTTCGATTTCCTTGACGCCCACGGCCACCAGGGTCTTCCAGAAGCGCAGCTTCTTGACCGAATCCATCGGCTCGATCAGCGACTGGTTGCCATCGCGCAGGTCCGAGCTGCACCAGATCGGCGCCACCGTGATGGCCTTGGACGGCCAGGTGCGGTCGGGCAGGTCGATGGTCGGGAAGGCGCGGTATTTTTTCGACGGGTCTTTGAGCATGGTCATGTGAGCAATCCTTGAGTTGCAGCCGCGGGTGAAAGGGCCTGCCGGCAAGCGAAAAAAGATGAAGGGCGAGGCGACGCGATCTAGCCAGGCAGTCGTGCACTGACCAGGCAGAGGCTGCGGTGTTGGCGAAGCTGAATGAGGGTGTGAGCTGTTTTCATGCTTCAACCCTAACCACTGGAGGTAAAGATCGCAAGCGTGCGAAAAAAATTGGTAGAAGCTGCTCTATGAGTATTTTTTACGAGAATTTATCGCGGCGTTCGGTATTTTGGACGTGCTCGATTGCGCCACGGCCTGAGCGGGCGCAATTAACGCACAGTGATTAGATCAAGGCTGAAACGCCCCGATAAAGATCGCCGGGTCGACCCGAACATCGTTCAGGCTGATGTTCCAGTGCATGTGCGGCCCGGTCGCGCGCCCGGTCGATCCGACGCGGCCCACCACTTCGCCACGGGCCAGCCCCTGGCCCATTTTCACGTCGATCTTCGACATGTGGCAGAACATGCTGATGAAGCCCTGCCCATGGTCGACGAACACCGTGTTGCCATTGAAGAAGTAATCGCCGACGAGGATGACCTTGCCTGCCGCTGGGGTCTTGATCGGCGTGCCGGCGGGCACGGCGAAGTCCAGGCCGGCGTGGGGGTTGCGCTCCTCGCCGTTGAAGAAGCGGCGCACGCCGAAGCGGCTCGACAGCGGCCCGTTCACCGGCTTGTCGAGCAGCAGGTTGCTCGGTGTACCGGGGCTGAAGCTGCGGTAGGCGGTGGTCTGCACGGCCAGCTCGGCGTTGATGCGGCTCAGGTCCGCCGGGTTCGGGTTGACCTGGCGGGTGTTCTTCAAGGTGATGTGCTGTTCGGGGTAGTGCTTGGCACCCACCGTGAACGTCAGGGTGCGGCCGCCGCTGCTCACTTGCTGAGGGCCGGGCTGGACGCTCAGCGGCACGCCGACGATGGCGCGCCAGGTGTCCTGCTCGCGCACCACCAGCACCGGCTTGCCGTCGTAACGCGCCGTTGGCGCAACAGCCCCGGTGCCCAGGTCGATCACCGCGACGCCCCCGGGCACCGGCTTGTTCAGCAAGCGGGTCAGGTAGCTGTCGGCAGCGTGGGCGCTGCAACTCAGGCAAAGCAGCAACACAGCGAACAGACGTGGCATCGGCTCAATCCAGAAGAGACAAGGTGACCGGCGTGAGGTGGTTGTCCTCCACCCGCACGTCCAGCTCGCCTTCGCCCAGGCGTGCCTTGAGGCGCTGGCCGGTGCGGGTCTGCTCGGCGCTACGGATGGCCTGGCCGCGCTCATCCAGCAGGATGCTGTAGCCACGGCCCAGGGTCGCCAGCGGGCTGACCACGTGCAGGGTCTGCATCTGCGCCTGCAACAGCTGCCGACGATCCTTCAGCGCTTCGTTCATGGCTCGCGGCAGTCGTGCGGCCAAGGCTTCGACCCGCTGCTTGAGCAGCGCCAGGGTGCGCCCCGGATGCTGCGCGGCCAAGCGGCCCTCGAGCCGCTCCATGCGCTCGCGGCGGTTGCGCAGGCGGTGTTCGAAAGCTCGGCGCATGCGCATGTCCAGGTCGTCAAGGCGCTGGGCCTGCTGGCGCAGCCGCTCGCCGGGATGGCGCAGGCGCGCGGCCATCCCATCCAGGCGCAGGCGGTCGTGGCGCAAGCGGTTCTGCATGCGCAGCAGCAGGCGTCGCTCAAGGCTCTCTACTCGGCGCACCAGGTCGCTGGAGTCGGGTGCCAGCAACTCGGCAGCGGCCGACGGCGTAGGCGCACGCACGTCGGCGACGAAGTCGCTGATCGATACATCGGTTTCATGGCCGACGGCGCTGACGATCGGCGTCACGCAGGCGTCGATGGCGCGGGCCACGGCTTCTTCGTTGAAGCACCAGAGGTCCTCCAGCGACCCGCCGCCGCGGGCCAGGATGATCGCGTCGAAACCGCGCGCATCGGCCAGTTTCAGGGCGCGGACGATCTGCGTGATGGCCTCGCGGCCCTGCACGGCGGTGGGCACCAGGGTCAGTCGCACCTGCGGCGCGCGGCGGCGGAACACACTGATGATGTCGCGGATCACCGCGCCGGTGGGCGAACTGACAATGGCGATGCGCTGCGGGTGGGCCGGCAGCGCCACCTTGCGCTCGGCGCTGAACAGGCCCTCGGCCTGCAGCTTGTCCTTCAGCGCGTCGAACGCCAGGCGCAGCGCGCCGTCGCCGGCCGGTTCCACGGTGTCGAGAATCAGCTGATAGTCGCCGCGGCCCTCGAACAACGAGACCTTGCCGCGCACCTTCACCGCCAGGCCATCCTTCAATGCCTGGCGCACGCGCTGGGCGTTTTGCCGGAACAGCGCGCAGCGTACCTGCGCACCACTGTCCTTGAGGGTAAAGTAGACGTGCCCCGAGGCAGGGCGAGCGAGGTTGGAAATCTCGCCCTCCACCCATATGTTAGTGAACACGTCTTCAAGCAGCACCCGCGCCCGGCCATTGAGCTGGCTGACGGTGAGCACTTCGCGGTCCAGGTTGAGCCTGGCGAAAGGATCTTTAATCATGCCGGGCATGATAGATGCATTCGCTGCCTGCAACCATCCCCGACCGGGTTGCTTGAGGATCGCCATGGTGTATTCACCCGAGCCACGTTCTCAAAGGTTGCGCATGCAGACCCAAGCCATTATCGCCCCGCGAATTTCCACCCTGCCGGTGCACGAGCCGCGCGCGCGTGCCATCCTCCGTTGGCTGGTGCGCAAGGACATCATCGAAGAGCAGCCGAGCACCTGCGGCGCCAGCGGCAACCGCATGGCCTACGCCATCTCGGCCGGCGCCCGGGCGGTGGTCGAGCGCCCGGAGCTGCTGCCGTTCGGCGACGTGGTCAACGGCCTGGAAGTGATCACCGACCGCTGCATCTGCACCCCCCAGGACGGTTTCCTGCAGGAGGCCGGCTGCCCGCAATGCCGCCGCGAAGTCGGCGAGGCCTTGTTCGACAGCCTGGAGGAGTGGATGCCCGGCCACACCGACAATTTCGCCTGCCCGGAATGCGGCCATGAAGACGACATCAACGGTTTCATCTTTCTCCAGCCGTGCGCCTTCAGCAACCTGGGGTTCATCTTCAACAATTGGGAAAGGGCAGGGCTGAAGAAGGCCTTCGTTGCCGAGTTCGCCGATTGGCTCGACCAACCGGTGGCCCACGTGTCGGTCTACATGAACAGCCGCTAGGCGGCATTTTTCATCGAACGTTATCTATGCCTTTATTGTCGGGGCATGTTTGGGTACAATGGCGCGCTTCCATTTTCCCGCTCGGGAGCCCCCGCGATGCTGCGTATCAGCCAAGAAGCCCTGACCTTCGACGACATTCTCCTAGTGCCCGGTTATTCCGAAGTACTGCCCAACGAAGTCAGTCTCAAGACCCAATTGACCCGCGGCATCTCGCTGAACATTCCGCTTGTCTCCGCTGCCATGGACACCGTTACCGAAGCCCGCCTGGCCATTGCCATGGCGCAGGAAGGCGGTATCGGCATCATCCACAAGAACATGACCATCGAGCAGCAGGCTGGCGAGGTGCGCAAGGTCAAGAAGTTCGAGGCCGGCGTGGTCAAGGACCCGATCACCATCGAGGCCGACGCCACGGTGCGTGATTTGTTCGAACTGACCCGCCAGCACAACATCTCCGGCGTCCCGGTGCTGCACGATGGCGGCCTGGTCGGCATCGTCACCTCCCGCGACGTGCGCTTCGAGAATCGCCTGGACATCCCGGTGCGTGAAGTGATGACGCCCAAGGAGCGCCTGGTCACCGTGCGCGAAGGCGCCGACAAGGAAACCGTTCGCGACCTGCTGCACAAGCACCGCCTGGAAAAAGTCCTGATCGTCGACGGTCAGTTCAACCTCAAGGGCATGATGACCGTCAAGGACATCGAGAAAGCCAAGGCCTACCCGCTGGCCAGCAAGGACGACCAGGCTCGCCTGCGCGTCGGCGCTGCCGTCGGCACCGGCAAGGACACCGGCGAGCGCGTGGCAGCCCTGGTCGCCGCCGGCGTTGACGTGATCGTGGTCGACACTGCCCACGGCCACTCCAAAGGCGTGATCGACCGCGTGCGCTGGGTCAAGCAGAACTTCCCGGAAGTGCAGGTGATCGGCGGCAACATCGCCACCGGCGCTGCCGCCAAGGCGCTGATCGAAGCCGGCGCCGATGCCGTCAAGGTCGGCATCGGCCCCGGCTCCATCTGCACCACGCGCATCGTCGCCGGTGTCGGCGTGCCGCAGATCAGCGCCATCGCCAACGTCGCGGCGGCCCTTGAAGGCACCGGTATCCCGTTGATCGCCGACGGTGGCATCCGCTTCTCCGGTGACCTGTCCAAGGCCATCGTGGCCGGCGCTTCCAGCGTCATGATGGGTTCGATGTTCGCCGGTACCGAAGAGGCTCCTGGCGAGATCGAACTGTTCCAGGGGCGTTCCTACAAGGCCTATCGCGGCATGGGCTCGCTGGGCGCCATGTCGCAGACCCAGGGCTCCTCGGACCGCTACTTCCAGGACTCCTCGGCCGGTGCCGAGAAGCTGGTCCCGGAAGGCATCGAAGGCCGTGTGCCGTACAAGGGCGCCCTCGGCGCCATCCTGCATCAACTGATGGGCGGCCTGCGGTCGTCCATGGGCTACACCGGCAGCGCCAACATCGAAGAGATGCGCACCAAGCCGGAGTTCGTCCGCATCACCGGCGCCGGCATGGCTGAATCCCACGTCCACGACGTGCAGATCACCAAGGAAGCGCCCAACTATCGCGTAGGGTGATAGTGAACGTGGCGCCCGCCGGCGCCACGGCTGATTAAGCAAGCGGGGCTGTTGATTCAGCCCCGTGTCGTTTCTGATTACCTCTGACGAGATTGAGTCATGGCCCTCGACATCCACGCCCACCGTATCCTGATCCTCGATTTCGGTTCCCAGTACACCCAGCTGATCGCCCGCCGCGTGCGCGAGATCGGCGTGTACTGCGAACTGCATCCGTTCGACATGGACGACGAAGCGATCCGCCAGTTCGCGCCCAAGGGCGTCATCCTCGCCGGCGGCCCCGAGTCGGTCCACGTCGCCGACAGCCCACGTTGCCCGCAGGCGGTGTTCGACCTCGGCGTGCCGGTATTCGGCATCTGCTACGGCATGCAGACCATGGCCGAGCAACTGGGCGGCAAGGTCGAAGGCTCCGAGCTGCGCGAGTTCGGCTACGCCCGTGTCGACGTGGTCGGCAAGAGCCGCCTGCTCGACGGCATCGAAGACCACATCGACGCCGACGGCCTGTTCGGCCTCGACGTGTGGATGAGCCACGGTGACAAGGTCACCAAAATGCCGGAAGACTTCCACATCCTGGCCAGCACCCCGAGCTGCCCGATCGCCGGCATGTTCAACGACGATCGCCGCTACTACGGCGTGCAGTTCCACCCTGAAGTGACCCACACCAAGCAGGGCGGGCGTATCCTGTCGCGCTTCATCCTCGACATCTGCGGCTGTGAAGCGCTGTGGACGCCGTCGAAGATCGCCGAAGACGCCATTGCCCAGGTACGCGCCCAGGTCGGCAGCGACAACGTCCTGCTGGGCCTGTCCGGCGGCGTCGACTCGTCGGTCGTTGCCGCACTGTTGCACAAGGCCATCGGTGACCAGCTGACCTGCGTCTTCGTCGACAACGGTTTGCTGCGCCTGCACGAAGGTGAGCAGGTCATGGCCATGTTCGCCGAGAACATGGGCGTCAAGGTCATCCGCGCCAACGCCGAAGCACAGTTCCTCGGCAACCTCGAAGGCGAGGCGGACCCCGAGAAGAAGCGCAAGATCATCGGCCGCACCTTCATCGACGTGTTCGACGCCGAAGCCAGCAAGCTGGACAACATCAAGTTCCTCGCCCAAGGCACCATCTACCCCGATGTGATCGAGTCGGCCGGCGCCAAGAGCGGCAAGGCCCACGTGATCAAGTCGCACCACAACGTCGGCGGCCTGCCCGAGGAAATGAACCTCAAGCTGGTCGAGCCGCTGCGCGAGCTGTTCAAGGACGAAGTCCGCCGTCTCGGCCTGGAGCTCGGCCTGCCGTACGACATGGTCTACCGCCACCCATTCCCCGGCCCGGGCCTGGGCGTACGCATCCTCGGCGAAGTGAAGAAGGAATACGCCGACCTGCTGCGGCGTGCCGACCACATCTTCATCGAAGAACTGCGCAAGGCCGACTGGTACCACAAGGTCAGCCAGGCCTTCGTGGTGTTCCAGCCGGTCAAGTCGGTCGGCGTGGTCGGCGACGGCCGCCGCTACGCCTGGGTCGTGGCCCTGCGCGCGGTAGAGACCATCGACTTCATGACCGCTCGTTGGGCGCACCTGCCCTATGAGCTGCTGGAGACGGTGAGCGGGCGCATCATCAACGAGATCGAAGGGATCTCGCGGGTGACCTATGATGTGTCGAGCAAGCCGCCGGCGACGATCGAGTGGGAATGATTGGGCGTCCGGCATTGACCGGCACGATCTAGCAAGAAATGCCCTAGAGCCCGCGTAATTGCGGGCTTTTGGCTTTTTGGGTCTGGCAAATTGAACATTTTCAGCCGTCCTGCCCTGACCGCGCCCGGATGCAAGCGTCGGTGAAGCTTGCTGCGGGTAGCCAGATGTAGAAGTCCGCCATGATCCGCAATGGTCACCGCCTGTGTGGACGAAAGCCATTGCAACCGGCGGTGTATCGTTCCATCCCATTGCTCTATGCAATGCCCACGACTCACCGCCCGTTTCGATACTCCGGATTCCCACCACCCCGGAGGATCAAGAATGGACTCTCAAGCATCCATTGCCGAGCTCGGCCAGCACCTCAAGCAGCTTCTGCAGACCGCCGTCGTCGAACTGCCAGACCTGTACCAGATGGCTCACGACACCGCGCAGCACCTGCTGCAATCCATGGGCCTGGTCGCGGACCCCGATACCCTGTACTGGCATCGGTTCCGCAACAGTCAGTCCAGCCACCGCACCTTCACCGGCTTCGAGCACGTCGGGCCGCCGGTGGAAAGCATGACGTTCACCGAGTTGCTGATGCGAAGGTTCCGGGTCGGCGACCAGGACAATGCCGACCTGCTGCACCAGATGGGCGGTTTCTATCATGCCGATGCTACGGCGCGTTTCTATGATGAGCACAACGAAGCCCGGCTGGCGCCCGCTGCGGTAATGAAAGCGCTCTGGCAGACGGATTTCAGCGCGATGTATCACCCGCGCATCAAGCGGTTCTGGGACAGCCACACCGACGCGGTGCGCAGCATGATCCGACTTAATTGCCTATGTGCGGCGGTGCAGGCGTGCCAGGACCTGGAGCTGAGACGAGCGCAGGTGCAGTGGGTCTACGACGGGTTGGGTGTGGCACGGGCCATGGCGCCCACCGTCGCCGACTTCATGGGGGAGCGGCCGGCGCTGGCCGGGGTCTCGGTGCGCCGGGTGCGGATCGCCGGTCACGACCTGATCAATGTGCTGTGTTTCGCCGCGCCCACAGGCGGCCGGCTGCTGTACCTGGCGGGGCGCCAGGCGGCGTTCGAGGGGTTCGCCAGCGATGCCGCGCTGCAGGCTTGGCTGCACGGTGAATTGGGCTATGCCCAGGGCATGGATTATCTGCTGTTGCATACGGCGCTGGTGGGTGCCGCCGACGCCGTGCTGCGCCGGCAGGCCTTCGAGGCCCTGGGGGCACAGCCGCTGGGGCAGGCACGGGCGGGCATCGAGTGCCTGGCGCTGGCCGGCGATGCGGGGAGCTGGTTGTGCGAGCAGACCCGCCTGCAGATGGCTGCCGAGGCCGACTTGCGATTGCGTGGCAACGACGACCTGCGCAAGCAATTGTGGGTGGGCTACCTGGGCGCGGGGTTGCGCGTGCTGGGCCCCAGCGCGCTGGTTGCCTGGCCTTTGGCGCTGGTGGTCGTGGTGGCGAGTGCGTCGAAGTTTGCTCTGCACGTCGATCGCGCGGTGAATGCCAAT includes these proteins:
- a CDS encoding peptidoglycan DD-metalloendopeptidase family protein is translated as MPRLFAVLLLCLSCSAHAADSYLTRLLNKPVPGGVAVIDLGTGAVAPTARYDGKPVLVVREQDTWRAIVGVPLSVQPGPQQVSSGGRTLTFTVGAKHYPEQHITLKNTRQVNPNPADLSRINAELAVQTTAYRSFSPGTPSNLLLDKPVNGPLSSRFGVRRFFNGEERNPHAGLDFAVPAGTPIKTPAAGKVILVGDYFFNGNTVFVDHGQGFISMFCHMSKIDVKMGQGLARGEVVGRVGSTGRATGPHMHWNISLNDVRVDPAIFIGAFQP
- the xseA gene encoding exodeoxyribonuclease VII large subunit translates to MIKDPFARLNLDREVLTVSQLNGRARVLLEDVFTNIWVEGEISNLARPASGHVYFTLKDSGAQVRCALFRQNAQRVRQALKDGLAVKVRGKVSLFEGRGDYQLILDTVEPAGDGALRLAFDALKDKLQAEGLFSAERKVALPAHPQRIAIVSSPTGAVIRDIISVFRRRAPQVRLTLVPTAVQGREAITQIVRALKLADARGFDAIILARGGGSLEDLWCFNEEAVARAIDACVTPIVSAVGHETDVSISDFVADVRAPTPSAAAELLAPDSSDLVRRVESLERRLLLRMQNRLRHDRLRLDGMAARLRHPGERLRQQAQRLDDLDMRMRRAFEHRLRNRRERMERLEGRLAAQHPGRTLALLKQRVEALAARLPRAMNEALKDRRQLLQAQMQTLHVVSPLATLGRGYSILLDERGQAIRSAEQTRTGQRLKARLGEGELDVRVEDNHLTPVTLSLLD
- a CDS encoding sugar ABC transporter ATPase, translated to MQTQAIIAPRISTLPVHEPRARAILRWLVRKDIIEEQPSTCGASGNRMAYAISAGARAVVERPELLPFGDVVNGLEVITDRCICTPQDGFLQEAGCPQCRREVGEALFDSLEEWMPGHTDNFACPECGHEDDINGFIFLQPCAFSNLGFIFNNWERAGLKKAFVAEFADWLDQPVAHVSVYMNSR
- the guaB gene encoding IMP dehydrogenase, whose translation is MLRISQEALTFDDILLVPGYSEVLPNEVSLKTQLTRGISLNIPLVSAAMDTVTEARLAIAMAQEGGIGIIHKNMTIEQQAGEVRKVKKFEAGVVKDPITIEADATVRDLFELTRQHNISGVPVLHDGGLVGIVTSRDVRFENRLDIPVREVMTPKERLVTVREGADKETVRDLLHKHRLEKVLIVDGQFNLKGMMTVKDIEKAKAYPLASKDDQARLRVGAAVGTGKDTGERVAALVAAGVDVIVVDTAHGHSKGVIDRVRWVKQNFPEVQVIGGNIATGAAAKALIEAGADAVKVGIGPGSICTTRIVAGVGVPQISAIANVAAALEGTGIPLIADGGIRFSGDLSKAIVAGASSVMMGSMFAGTEEAPGEIELFQGRSYKAYRGMGSLGAMSQTQGSSDRYFQDSSAGAEKLVPEGIEGRVPYKGALGAILHQLMGGLRSSMGYTGSANIEEMRTKPEFVRITGAGMAESHVHDVQITKEAPNYRVG
- the guaA gene encoding glutamine-hydrolyzing GMP synthase; the encoded protein is MALDIHAHRILILDFGSQYTQLIARRVREIGVYCELHPFDMDDEAIRQFAPKGVILAGGPESVHVADSPRCPQAVFDLGVPVFGICYGMQTMAEQLGGKVEGSELREFGYARVDVVGKSRLLDGIEDHIDADGLFGLDVWMSHGDKVTKMPEDFHILASTPSCPIAGMFNDDRRYYGVQFHPEVTHTKQGGRILSRFILDICGCEALWTPSKIAEDAIAQVRAQVGSDNVLLGLSGGVDSSVVAALLHKAIGDQLTCVFVDNGLLRLHEGEQVMAMFAENMGVKVIRANAEAQFLGNLEGEADPEKKRKIIGRTFIDVFDAEASKLDNIKFLAQGTIYPDVIESAGAKSGKAHVIKSHHNVGGLPEEMNLKLVEPLRELFKDEVRRLGLELGLPYDMVYRHPFPGPGLGVRILGEVKKEYADLLRRADHIFIEELRKADWYHKVSQAFVVFQPVKSVGVVGDGRRYAWVVALRAVETIDFMTARWAHLPYELLETVSGRIINEIEGISRVTYDVSSKPPATIEWE